From Nicotiana tabacum cultivar K326 chromosome 15, ASM71507v2, whole genome shotgun sequence, the proteins below share one genomic window:
- the LOC107793546 gene encoding ATP-citrate synthase beta chain protein 2-like yields the protein MATGQLFSKTTQALFYNYKQLPIQRMLDFDFLCGRETPSVAGIINPGSEGFQKLFFGQEEIAIPVHSTIEAACAAHPTADVFINFASFRSAAASSMSALKQPTIRVVAIIAEGVPESDTKQLIGYAKANNKVVIGPATVGGIQAGAFKIGDTAGTIDNIIQCKLYRPGSVGFVSKSGGMSNELYNTIARVTDGVYEGIAIGGDVFPGSTLSDHVLRFNNIPQIKMIVVLGELGGRDEYSLVEALKQGKINKPVVAWVSGTCARLFKSEVQFGHAGAKSGGEMESAQAKNQALKDAGAMVPTSYEAFEGAIKEAFEQLVSDGKTTPVKEITPPQIPEDLNTAIKSGKVRAPTHIISTISDDRGEEPCYAGVPMSSIVEQGLGVGDVISLLWFKRSLPRYCARFIEICILLCADHGPCVSGAHNSIVTARAGKDLVSCLVSGLLTIGPRFGGAVDDAARYFKDAYDRGLTPYEFVESMKKKGIRVPGIGHRIKRGDNRDKRVELLQLYARENFPSVKYMEYAVQVETYTLSKANNLVLNVDGAIGTLFLDLLAGSGMFTKPEIDEIVEIGYLNGLFVLARSIGLIGHTFDQKRLKQPLYRHPWEDVLYTK from the exons ATGGCGACTGGACAACTTTTCTCCAAGACTACACAAGCTTTGTTCTACAACTACAAGCAGCTTCCTATCCAGCGAATGCTTGACTTTGATTTCCTTTGTG GGAGAGAAACACCTTCTGTTGCTGGAATTATCAACCCTGGTTCTGAGGGATTCCAGAAACTCTTCTTTGGTCAGGAGGAAATTGCAATTCCAGTACATTCTAC CATTGAAGCTGCCTGTGCTGCTCATCCCACAGCTGATGTTTTCATAAACTTTGCCTCTTTCAGAAG TGCTGCTGCTTCCTCCATGTCCGCTCTAAAACAGCCAACCATCAGAGTTGTGGCTATTATAGCTGAAGGTGTTCCTGAGTCGGATACCAAACAGCTTATTGGTTATGCAAAGGCAAATAATAAG GTGGTTATTGGTCCAGCTACTGTCGGAGGGATTCAAGCTGGAGCTTTTAAGATTGGTGATACTGCTGGAACGATTGATAACATTATTCAGTGCAAGCTTTACAGACCTGGATCTGTGGGCTTCGTCTCCAAATCT GGTGGTATGTCTAATGAATTATACAACACAATTGCCCGTGTGACTGACGGAGTTTATGAAG GAATTGCAATTGGTGGGGATGTCTTTCCTGGATCTACCCTTTCTGATCATGTTTTGCGCTTCAACAATATCCCACAG ATCAAAATGATTGTGGTACTTGGGGAACTTGGTGGACGAGATGAATACTCCTTAGTTGAAGCCCTGAAGCAGGGAAAAATCAACAAGCCTGTTGTTGCATGGGTTAGTGGAACTTGTGCTAGACTCTTCAAGTCGGAAGTACAGTTTGGACATGCG GGTGCGAAGAGCGGTGGTGAAATGGAGTCTGCACAAGCAAAGAATCAAGCACTCAAAGATGCTGGAGCCATGGTCCCCACCTCATATGAAGCTTTTGAAGGAGCAATCAAAGAAGCATTTGAACAGCTG GTCTCGGATGGCAAAACAACTCCTGTAAAGGAAATAACGCCTCCACAAATTCCTGAGGATCTCAACACAGCAATTAAGAGTGGGAAAGTTCGAGCCCCAACTCATATTATTTCCACCATATCTGATGATAGAG GTGAAGAGCCATGCTACGCTGGTGTACCCATGTCATCTATTGTGGAGCAAGGATTAGGTGTTGGTGATGTCATTTCTCTGTTGTGGTTCAAACGCAGTCTCCCCCGTTATTGTGCACGTTTTATTGAG ATTTGCATTCTGTTGTGTGCTGACCACGGTCCCTGTGTCTCTGGTGCTCACAACTCCATTGTAACTGCAAGGGCTGGAAAAGACTTGGTGTCATGTCTTGTTTCCG GGTTGCTGACGATTGGTCCCCGATTTGGTGGTGCTGTCGATGATGCTGCCCGATACTTTAAGGATGCTTATGACAGG GGTCTTACACCATATGAGTTTGTCGAAAGTATGAAGAAGAAGGGCATCAGAGTGCCTGGAATCGGCCACAG GATCAAGAGAGGTGACAACAGAGATAAGAGAGTGGAACTACTGCAGCTTTACGCGAGGGAAAATTTCCCTTCTGTTAAGTACATGGAATACGCGGTTCAGGTTGAAACCTACACACTCTCAAAGGCAAACAACCTAGTCCTCAACGTTGATGGCGCCATTGGTACTCTCTTCTTGGATCTCCTTGCTGGTAGCGGAATGTTCACCAAACCAGAAATCGATGAAATAGTAGAGATCGGTTACCTGAATGGTCTGTTTGTGCTGGCACGTTCTATTGGTCTTATCGG GCACACATTTGATCAGAAGAGATTGAAGCAGCCTCTATACCGTCACCCATGGGAAGATGTTCTCTACACCAAGTGA
- the LOC107766683 gene encoding uncharacterized protein LOC107766683 isoform X2 yields MIVDFHLCQWRTLGLVQALRNFRSGVVEALGRNPIELLTDAQDHGDADHIVHQVKKGEIWTRQFPAKNKQGDRFVVVATSTPFNDDDGTFVGVISISSDVRPFQGTGVASMGVKQLEADARFRAVGARTLASSKLGLDPQQPLQVTIASKISNLASKVSNKVKPKIKTGESSMLRESGSGDSHHSDHTFSDAALPDHREDANSSGGSTPMGDVHPSPVGIFSSLEEHSPGKASSDCGDESEGKQGISNLITSKAEAWMAKKILSWPWKGNEREASEAKTTRFVWPWLINDQDNELSHSNSYNALKPNNQFIDTNRTTTYEASGSWSSSFSVNSTCSASSCRSTSSSAFSKVGVDTGRLDYEILWEDLTIREQIGEGSCGKVYRALWYGSDVAVKVFAKQEYSEEVIYSFKQEYKFLTKEIQLNPLRTIEPQSCPSSQKLVEKFNDLQKLYVIQAQTACSRR; encoded by the exons ATGATTGTGGACTTCCATTTATGTCAGTGGCGTACGCTGGGATTAGTACAAGCATTGAGAAATTTTAGGTCCGGAGTTGTGG AAGCTCTTGGACGAAATCCTATTGAGCTCCTAACAGATGCTCAGGATCATGGTGATGCTGATCACATTGTTCACCAAGTGAAAAAGGGTGAGATTTGGACTAGGCAGTTTCCAGCTAAGAATAAGCAAGGGGATAGATTCGTAGTCGTTGCTACCAGTACCCCTTTTAATGACGATGATGGTACTTTCGTCGGTGTTATCTCTATATCAAGTGATGTGAGGCCTTTTCAAGGAACAGGGGTTGCATCGATGGGAGTGAAGCAGTTGGAAGCTGATGCGAGATTCAGAGCAGTTGGAGCCAGGACCCTTGCTTCTTCCAAACTTGGACTTGATCCCCAACAGCCTCTGCAAGTTACCATTGCATCTAAAATATCTAATTTG GCCTCAAAGGTGAGCAACAAGGTTAAGCCAAAAATAAAGACAGGAGAGAGCAGCATGCTTCGTGAAAGTGGAAGTGGAGATAGTCATCATTCTGACCACACATTTTCTGATGCTGCTCTCCCAGATCACAGGGAGGATGCAAATTCAAGTGGAGGCAGCACACCTATGGGAGATGTTCACCCTTCTCCAGTTGGGATATTCTCTAGTCTTGAGGAGCACTCCCCAGGGAAAGCCTCGAGTGATTGTGGGGATGAGAGTGAGGGAAAACAAGGAATTTCAAATCTTATCACCTCTAAGGCAGAGGCGTGGAtggcaaagaaaatcttgtcatgGCCATGGAAAGGCAACGAGCGAGAAGCGTCAGAGGCAAAGACTACGCGATTTGTATGGCCTTGGCTAATCAATGACCAAGACAATGAGTTGAGTCACAGTAACAGTTATAATGCACTAAAACCAAACAATCAGTTTATTGATACTAACCGAACAACCACCTATGAAGCTTCTGGATCCTGGTCATCTTCATTTAGTGTCAACAGCACATGCAGTGCTAGCAGCTGTAGAAGCACCAGCAGTAGTGCTTTTAGTAAGGTGGGCGTAGATACTGGTCGCCTGGATTACGAAATCTTGTGGGAGGACTTAACAATCAGAGAACAGATTGGAGAAG GTTCTTGTGGAAAAGTTTATCGTGCGCTGTGGTATGGATCA GATGTTGCTGTTAAAGTATTTGCAAAGCAAGAATATTCTGAAGAAGTGATTTATTCCTTCAAACAGGAG TATAAATTTTTGACGAAGGAGATTCAATTGAACCCCCTTAGGACCAT TGAGCCACAGTCTTGCCCGTCTTCCCAAAAATTGGTGGAGAAATTTAATGATCTGCAGAAGCTGTATGTTATTCAGGCCCAGACAGCATGTAGCAGGAGATAG
- the LOC107766683 gene encoding uncharacterized protein LOC107766683 isoform X1, with the protein MLHYQRESSNKGAEDNSNGRGAAAVKFTDRHYFNILQSMGQSVHIFDVNCLIIYWNRTAEQLYGYSAAEALGRNPIELLTDAQDHGDADHIVHQVKKGEIWTRQFPAKNKQGDRFVVVATSTPFNDDDGTFVGVISISSDVRPFQGTGVASMGVKQLEADARFRAVGARTLASSKLGLDPQQPLQVTIASKISNLASKVSNKVKPKIKTGESSMLRESGSGDSHHSDHTFSDAALPDHREDANSSGGSTPMGDVHPSPVGIFSSLEEHSPGKASSDCGDESEGKQGISNLITSKAEAWMAKKILSWPWKGNEREASEAKTTRFVWPWLINDQDNELSHSNSYNALKPNNQFIDTNRTTTYEASGSWSSSFSVNSTCSASSCRSTSSSAFSKVGVDTGRLDYEILWEDLTIREQIGEGSCGKVYRALWYGSDVAVKVFAKQEYSEEVIYSFKQEYKFLTKEIQLNPLRTIEPQSCPSSQKLVEKFNDLQKLYVIQAQTACSRR; encoded by the exons ATGCTTCACTATCAAAGAGAGAGTAGTAATAAAGGGGCGGAAGACAACAGTAATGGTAGAGGCGCTGCTGCAGTGAAGTTTACTGATAGACACTACTTTAATATATTACAGTCAATGGGACAATCAGTGCATATATTTGATGTCAACTGTCTTATAATTTACTG GAATCGAACTGCTGAACAACTATATGGTTATTCTGCTGCAGAAGCTCTTGGACGAAATCCTATTGAGCTCCTAACAGATGCTCAGGATCATGGTGATGCTGATCACATTGTTCACCAAGTGAAAAAGGGTGAGATTTGGACTAGGCAGTTTCCAGCTAAGAATAAGCAAGGGGATAGATTCGTAGTCGTTGCTACCAGTACCCCTTTTAATGACGATGATGGTACTTTCGTCGGTGTTATCTCTATATCAAGTGATGTGAGGCCTTTTCAAGGAACAGGGGTTGCATCGATGGGAGTGAAGCAGTTGGAAGCTGATGCGAGATTCAGAGCAGTTGGAGCCAGGACCCTTGCTTCTTCCAAACTTGGACTTGATCCCCAACAGCCTCTGCAAGTTACCATTGCATCTAAAATATCTAATTTG GCCTCAAAGGTGAGCAACAAGGTTAAGCCAAAAATAAAGACAGGAGAGAGCAGCATGCTTCGTGAAAGTGGAAGTGGAGATAGTCATCATTCTGACCACACATTTTCTGATGCTGCTCTCCCAGATCACAGGGAGGATGCAAATTCAAGTGGAGGCAGCACACCTATGGGAGATGTTCACCCTTCTCCAGTTGGGATATTCTCTAGTCTTGAGGAGCACTCCCCAGGGAAAGCCTCGAGTGATTGTGGGGATGAGAGTGAGGGAAAACAAGGAATTTCAAATCTTATCACCTCTAAGGCAGAGGCGTGGAtggcaaagaaaatcttgtcatgGCCATGGAAAGGCAACGAGCGAGAAGCGTCAGAGGCAAAGACTACGCGATTTGTATGGCCTTGGCTAATCAATGACCAAGACAATGAGTTGAGTCACAGTAACAGTTATAATGCACTAAAACCAAACAATCAGTTTATTGATACTAACCGAACAACCACCTATGAAGCTTCTGGATCCTGGTCATCTTCATTTAGTGTCAACAGCACATGCAGTGCTAGCAGCTGTAGAAGCACCAGCAGTAGTGCTTTTAGTAAGGTGGGCGTAGATACTGGTCGCCTGGATTACGAAATCTTGTGGGAGGACTTAACAATCAGAGAACAGATTGGAGAAG GTTCTTGTGGAAAAGTTTATCGTGCGCTGTGGTATGGATCA GATGTTGCTGTTAAAGTATTTGCAAAGCAAGAATATTCTGAAGAAGTGATTTATTCCTTCAAACAGGAG TATAAATTTTTGACGAAGGAGATTCAATTGAACCCCCTTAGGACCAT TGAGCCACAGTCTTGCCCGTCTTCCCAAAAATTGGTGGAGAAATTTAATGATCTGCAGAAGCTGTATGTTATTCAGGCCCAGACAGCATGTAGCAGGAGATAG
- the LOC107766683 gene encoding uncharacterized protein LOC107766683 isoform X3: MLHYQRESSNKGAEDNSNGRGAAAVKFTDRHYFNILQSMGQSVHIFDVNCLIIYWNRTAEQLYGYSAAEALGRNPIELLTDAQDHGDADHIVHQVKKGEIWTRQFPAKNKQGDRFVVVATSTPFNDDDGTFVGVISISSDVRPFQGTGVASMGVKQLEADARFRAVGARTLASSKLGLDPQQPLQVTIASKISNLASKVSNKVKPKIKTGESSMLRESGSGDSHHSDHTFSDAALPDHREDANSSGGSTPMGDVHPSPVGIFSSLEEHSPGKASSDCGDESEGKQGISNLITSKAEAWMAKKILSWPWKGNEREASEAKTTRFVWPWLINDQDNELSHSNSYNALKPNNQFIDTNRTTTYEASGSWSSSFSVNSTCSASSCRSTSSSAFSKVGVDTGRLDYEILWEDLTIREQIGEGSCGKVYRALWYGSDVAVKVFAKQEYSEEVIYSFKQEKLS, from the exons ATGCTTCACTATCAAAGAGAGAGTAGTAATAAAGGGGCGGAAGACAACAGTAATGGTAGAGGCGCTGCTGCAGTGAAGTTTACTGATAGACACTACTTTAATATATTACAGTCAATGGGACAATCAGTGCATATATTTGATGTCAACTGTCTTATAATTTACTG GAATCGAACTGCTGAACAACTATATGGTTATTCTGCTGCAGAAGCTCTTGGACGAAATCCTATTGAGCTCCTAACAGATGCTCAGGATCATGGTGATGCTGATCACATTGTTCACCAAGTGAAAAAGGGTGAGATTTGGACTAGGCAGTTTCCAGCTAAGAATAAGCAAGGGGATAGATTCGTAGTCGTTGCTACCAGTACCCCTTTTAATGACGATGATGGTACTTTCGTCGGTGTTATCTCTATATCAAGTGATGTGAGGCCTTTTCAAGGAACAGGGGTTGCATCGATGGGAGTGAAGCAGTTGGAAGCTGATGCGAGATTCAGAGCAGTTGGAGCCAGGACCCTTGCTTCTTCCAAACTTGGACTTGATCCCCAACAGCCTCTGCAAGTTACCATTGCATCTAAAATATCTAATTTG GCCTCAAAGGTGAGCAACAAGGTTAAGCCAAAAATAAAGACAGGAGAGAGCAGCATGCTTCGTGAAAGTGGAAGTGGAGATAGTCATCATTCTGACCACACATTTTCTGATGCTGCTCTCCCAGATCACAGGGAGGATGCAAATTCAAGTGGAGGCAGCACACCTATGGGAGATGTTCACCCTTCTCCAGTTGGGATATTCTCTAGTCTTGAGGAGCACTCCCCAGGGAAAGCCTCGAGTGATTGTGGGGATGAGAGTGAGGGAAAACAAGGAATTTCAAATCTTATCACCTCTAAGGCAGAGGCGTGGAtggcaaagaaaatcttgtcatgGCCATGGAAAGGCAACGAGCGAGAAGCGTCAGAGGCAAAGACTACGCGATTTGTATGGCCTTGGCTAATCAATGACCAAGACAATGAGTTGAGTCACAGTAACAGTTATAATGCACTAAAACCAAACAATCAGTTTATTGATACTAACCGAACAACCACCTATGAAGCTTCTGGATCCTGGTCATCTTCATTTAGTGTCAACAGCACATGCAGTGCTAGCAGCTGTAGAAGCACCAGCAGTAGTGCTTTTAGTAAGGTGGGCGTAGATACTGGTCGCCTGGATTACGAAATCTTGTGGGAGGACTTAACAATCAGAGAACAGATTGGAGAAG GTTCTTGTGGAAAAGTTTATCGTGCGCTGTGGTATGGATCA GATGTTGCTGTTAAAGTATTTGCAAAGCAAGAATATTCTGAAGAAGTGATTTATTCCTTCAAACAGGAG AAGTTGTCATAA
- the LOC107766683 gene encoding uncharacterized protein LOC107766683 isoform X4 encodes MLHYQRESSNKGAEDNSNGRGAAAVKFTDRHYFNILQSMGQSVHIFDVNCLIIYWNRTAEQLYGYSAAEALGRNPIELLTDAQDHGDADHIVHQVKKGEIWTRQFPAKNKQGDRFVVVATSTPFNDDDGTFVGVISISSDVRPFQGTGVASMGVKQLEADARFRAVGARTLASSKLGLDPQQPLQVTIASKISNLASKVSNKVKPKIKTGESSMLRESGSGDSHHSDHTFSDAALPDHREDANSSGGSTPMGDVHPSPVGIFSSLEEHSPGKASSDCGDESEGKQGISNLITSKAEAWMAKKILSWPWKGNEREASEAKTTRFVWPWLINDQDNELSHSNSYNALKPNNQFIDTNRTTTYEASGSWSSSFSVNSTCSASSCRSTSSSAFSKVGVDTGRLDYEILWEDLTIREQIGEGSCGKVYRALWYGSDVAVKVFAKQEYSEEVIYSFKQE; translated from the exons ATGCTTCACTATCAAAGAGAGAGTAGTAATAAAGGGGCGGAAGACAACAGTAATGGTAGAGGCGCTGCTGCAGTGAAGTTTACTGATAGACACTACTTTAATATATTACAGTCAATGGGACAATCAGTGCATATATTTGATGTCAACTGTCTTATAATTTACTG GAATCGAACTGCTGAACAACTATATGGTTATTCTGCTGCAGAAGCTCTTGGACGAAATCCTATTGAGCTCCTAACAGATGCTCAGGATCATGGTGATGCTGATCACATTGTTCACCAAGTGAAAAAGGGTGAGATTTGGACTAGGCAGTTTCCAGCTAAGAATAAGCAAGGGGATAGATTCGTAGTCGTTGCTACCAGTACCCCTTTTAATGACGATGATGGTACTTTCGTCGGTGTTATCTCTATATCAAGTGATGTGAGGCCTTTTCAAGGAACAGGGGTTGCATCGATGGGAGTGAAGCAGTTGGAAGCTGATGCGAGATTCAGAGCAGTTGGAGCCAGGACCCTTGCTTCTTCCAAACTTGGACTTGATCCCCAACAGCCTCTGCAAGTTACCATTGCATCTAAAATATCTAATTTG GCCTCAAAGGTGAGCAACAAGGTTAAGCCAAAAATAAAGACAGGAGAGAGCAGCATGCTTCGTGAAAGTGGAAGTGGAGATAGTCATCATTCTGACCACACATTTTCTGATGCTGCTCTCCCAGATCACAGGGAGGATGCAAATTCAAGTGGAGGCAGCACACCTATGGGAGATGTTCACCCTTCTCCAGTTGGGATATTCTCTAGTCTTGAGGAGCACTCCCCAGGGAAAGCCTCGAGTGATTGTGGGGATGAGAGTGAGGGAAAACAAGGAATTTCAAATCTTATCACCTCTAAGGCAGAGGCGTGGAtggcaaagaaaatcttgtcatgGCCATGGAAAGGCAACGAGCGAGAAGCGTCAGAGGCAAAGACTACGCGATTTGTATGGCCTTGGCTAATCAATGACCAAGACAATGAGTTGAGTCACAGTAACAGTTATAATGCACTAAAACCAAACAATCAGTTTATTGATACTAACCGAACAACCACCTATGAAGCTTCTGGATCCTGGTCATCTTCATTTAGTGTCAACAGCACATGCAGTGCTAGCAGCTGTAGAAGCACCAGCAGTAGTGCTTTTAGTAAGGTGGGCGTAGATACTGGTCGCCTGGATTACGAAATCTTGTGGGAGGACTTAACAATCAGAGAACAGATTGGAGAAG GTTCTTGTGGAAAAGTTTATCGTGCGCTGTGGTATGGATCA GATGTTGCTGTTAAAGTATTTGCAAAGCAAGAATATTCTGAAGAAGTGATTTATTCCTTCAAACAGGAG TGA
- the LOC107793543 gene encoding uncharacterized protein LOC107793543, with protein sequence MAKNSLPWPWKGNERKASEARTTRSERPWLKNDQDKEFNHSNSYNALKPDNQFIDTNWTTTNEASGFWSTSFNGNSTSSTSSCENTSSSAVNKIDTDTDCLDYEILWEDLTIGEHIGEGT encoded by the coding sequence ATGGCAAAGAATAGCTTACCATGGCCATGGAAAGGCAACGAGCGAAAAGCGTCAGAGGCAAGGACTACACGGTCTGAACGGCCTTGGCTAAAAAATGACCAAGACAAAGAGTTTAATCACAGTAATAGTTATAATGCATTAAAACCAGACAATCAGTTTATTGATACTAACTGGACAACCACCAATGAAGCTTCGGGGTTCTGGTCTACTTCATTTAATGGCAACAGCACAAGCAGTACTAGTAGCTGTGAAAACACCAGCAGTAGTGCTGTTAATAAGATCGACACGGATACTGACTGCCTGGATTACGAAATCTTGTGGGAGGACTTAACAATTGGAGAACATATTGGAGAAGGTACGTGA